GGACTGGTGGGGCGAGCAGATGATGAAACGCTATTTTGGCGACAAGGGGATACCATGGAACAAAGTGACAGCCCTGCAGAAACTTGCCTGCGCGGGTGGCCACGCCATGGGGGCGATCGGGTACGAGCCGCCACTGACAGGTGGCACCTTCCGCGAGGAGCTTACCGTGGAAATCGCGGAGTTGGTGAAAAATGCGCATTCGTTTTTACATGGCAAAACAGAAAACATGTTGCCTGGCCTGATGCGATCCAGTCTGTCACCGGGAGGAGCCCAACCCAAGGTCTTGTTAGGTTTCAACCGGGATTTTTCACGCGCCATGGCGGGGGGAGGGCACTTGCCTGAGGGGTTTGAGCGCTGGTTGTTGAAATTCGATCTCGACCCCGAGTATCAACACGGCAAGGAGGAATACGCCTTTTCCCAGATGGCGAGAGCCGCCGGGATCCGTATGGCGGAGACCCATCTACTGGAATGCACCGACGGCACCTCCCATTTTCTTTCCAAACGCTTCGACCGGCCTGGTCAGGCGAGACGACACGTGCACACATACTCCGGCCTTACCCACACCCTGGTGCGCGAGGGGCTGGAGTATGGAGACCTGATGGATTTAACACGGGTCCTGACCGAAAGTGAAGTGGAGGTGGAAGAGGTGTTCCGAAGAGCCTGTTTCAATGTTTTTGCCGGCAATGACGATGATCACAGCAAGAACCACGCCTTTCTGATGGAGCCTGATGGCCAGTGGTATGTATCACCGGCTTACGATCTAACCAGCACGACCAATCCTCTGGTCAGTGGAATGCGTGCGGCCTCAGTCAATGGCAAGAGTGTCAATGTAGGGCGCCCGGATTTAAAACGCCTCGGCGAGTCGCAGAGTGTGCGTCGGATCGACGATATCATCGAAGAGGTTCTGGCGGCGATCAACGACTGGCCAAAGTGGGCTGAAAATGCCGGGCTGGTCCAGTATCGGGTCGAACAGGTTGCCGAGGAAATGCCCGGCCTGGGAGTGTGATTCCGCTGCTTTTCGAATCTTCCACCATGCGCAGCAGCGGTGAGAATCATCTCGCCAA
The Akkermansiaceae bacterium DNA segment above includes these coding regions:
- a CDS encoding type II toxin-antitoxin system HipA family toxin, whose translation is MKIEILYLGGNEHSVIGHLAEADDGRVFFEYDPEWTARGIELSPVYLPNDTHGSVTTPTPEFGPLFGLFADSLPDWWGEQMMKRYFGDKGIPWNKVTALQKLACAGGHAMGAIGYEPPLTGGTFREELTVEIAELVKNAHSFLHGKTENMLPGLMRSSLSPGGAQPKVLLGFNRDFSRAMAGGGHLPEGFERWLLKFDLDPEYQHGKEEYAFSQMARAAGIRMAETHLLECTDGTSHFLSKRFDRPGQARRHVHTYSGLTHTLVREGLEYGDLMDLTRVLTESEVEVEEVFRRACFNVFAGNDDDHSKNHAFLMEPDGQWYVSPAYDLTSTTNPLVSGMRAASVNGKSVNVGRPDLKRLGESQSVRRIDDIIEEVLAAINDWPKWAENAGLVQYRVEQVAEEMPGLGV